A stretch of the Alnus glutinosa chromosome 6, dhAlnGlut1.1, whole genome shotgun sequence genome encodes the following:
- the LOC133871445 gene encoding uncharacterized protein LOC133871445, translated as MKIPLVAKNFLWKLGSNILATKEKLFHKGIVQDSSSPFCLDHVETVFHALWSCSTAVAVWQDYCRRLQKMTLVEGDGMHIIQLLKERLDQEDFIDAMMVLRQAQEMAKGFSEAFQGGVLPPMAVANTPPKWRLPNDGWMKANWDASLNKISRNMSVGVVVRNDQGQVVATLAKVLPFIDDSTTVEVVATWQVVNLCASRGLHHVVVEGDFKIVVIDLNQT; from the exons ATGAAGATTCCACTTgtggcaaaaaatttcttatggAAATTGGGTAGTAACATTCTGGCTACAAAGGAGAAATTATTTCACAAAGGTATAGTACAAGACTCTTCTAGTCCTTTTTGCCTAGACCACGTAGAAACTGTGTTCCATGCACTGTGGAGTTGCTCGACTGCTGTTGCTGTATGGCAAGATTATTGCAGGCGTTTGCAGAAGATGACTCTAGTGGAGGGCGATGGGATGCACATCATCCAGCTACTCAAGGAAAGGTTGGATCAGGAAGACTTTATTGATGCTATGATGGTGCTGCGTCAG GCTCAGGAAATGGCTAAGGGCTTTTCAGAAGCTTTTCAAGGAGGGGTTCTACCTCCAATGGCAGTGGCCAACACTCCTCCAAAATGGAGGCTACCGAATGATGGTTGGATGAAGGCAAATTGGGACGCATCTCTTAACAAGATATCAAGGAACATGAGTGTAGGGGTGGTGGTGCGGAATGATCAAGGGCAGGTTGTTGCAACTTTGGCCAAAGTCCTTCCATTTATAGATGATTCCACCACTGTTGAGGTTGTGGCAACATGGCAAGTAGTCAATCTGTGTGCGAGTAGAGGACTTCACCATGTAGTGGTGGAGGGGGATTTTAAGATTGTAGTCATAGATTTGAATCAGACCTAG